AATTTACGTTTCGCGTAAACGCGTGTATCTCGCCTTAGAAAGCGACTAAATGTTCGGAtctattctttttctctctttctctctctccttaaTTTTCTTTCCCCGCTTTCGTTACCATTTTACGAGGCTTTGTCTCGGATTCAGCGCTTCCATACAAGGTGTTCGATATTTCTCCTTGTAAACGGTATTTTTATTTGAGCGGATTCGCAGTCAGCGTTTCcccagagagagagaaagtcgACGGGAaccacgacgacgacgacggtgacgacgacgacgacgagaaCCATGGCGATGAATCTTCTTTTACTTCCATTTCCGGATTTGTAGGTCAAGTTCTTGCCCGAAAAGCAGATACAGCTGCTGCGTGTGCGTGGCTTGGCCATCTAGCGTGCCTCTCACGAAGGCGAAAGTtacttgcacgcgtctcaggaCCGCTTCCGTGGTTAATACGATGTCtgaatatacagggtgtcacGATAGTTATCAAGATATCTTTACACACTGTCGATAATTCGACAGAGGAATGGCACGAACAGGTGACGCGTCTATGGGAGATTTAGAAAGACGAAATTGTACAAAGCGCGTATGATGATACAAAAATACACACGGGGCATCGAAAAGTAGAGTGTGTATtcgttagaacgtttaacaCGTGGTCTGCCGCGAGAAACTTCAGCTATGTGGGCCACGTGAATTATACGCTGCTCGAcagcaaaaagaaaaggaaaaaacagCAAAGAAATACGTTCATCGACGCTCGAACAGTCTTTATCGCTATCCTGTTCAAGGATGAAACAACTCGCGCATGTTTTAAGTTAATCCAGAAGCAAGTAGAAAATATGATCGCGATTGGTTGTCGCATTAGAAATTCTGCGTTTCGAGTGAATGCAGATTTACGCGACGGGAAAGATTCTAACGAATATCGGGACggtgaaatagaaaaatcgtAATATTCGAGCAGAAAATCTTCATTTTACAATTCTTTCAATCTATATTAATGTTACAGCTGGGCAGTTTCTACGGTAATGACGAGGCAAAATATAATTCCCAGCAAGGACGGTACACTCATGATCCACGCTTTGATCCCAATGTGGGACATGTGCAATCACGAGAGCAGCAAAGtgagtttatttattcgtgTTTCATACGTGTACACTATCGTACGGAAGTATCCAGACGCGACATAcccattattattaatattttcagtaGATTATCGAATAGGTGATTCAACGCGCGATATACGAGCATAACCTATATTATCGTCATAGAGATACGTTGCTTATTTCGTCTGCATGTATGCACGTACACAAATTGTATATACACATCATTTTATATCTTGTTAAATATGTATCATATCCGCTTCGTTGTTAATTACTTTcttatactataaaaaaatgtaatcgtTTTGTCTttttgaaatggaaaaaaggTTTACTCGTTGAGGGATTCGATTCTTCCTCTTAATCCAAATATTAATTCAGAAATTGACGAATCCGAGGACGAGGACATTGTCGAATAACATAAATggttttgttaattatttattaagacTGAACAATTAAAGATATCCTATTGTACATAGCGGTTCGATTTATTCGTAATCTTGAGGTTGTCATacattttcgtcaaaaataAGACAACGGTCGGATACGTAGCAACGATATGGACAGTTTCCTATATTCTGCCCGTTTTCGTTTCAGATCACCACGGATTTCAATGCGACGTTAAACTGCTGCGAATGCTACGCTTTGAGAGATTTCAAGAAAGCAgagcaaatatttattagctACGGGCCCAGAACGAATTCCGATTTCTTTGTACACTCGGGATTTGTTTATATGGATAACGAACAGGTACGTGTCTACTATCGTTCAAAATTACCTTAATTATCATCGTTCTACCATGTTGCAAGTTCTATATACCCGTACTATAATTggcaaattttttaacgaatagcctttttaaattatttctttattatgtATTAGGTTTCTCAAAGTATTAGCTTCTTTTCACggctttatttattatgttttgTCTACAGTAAACgtaattatatcaattaaaataatattacattacaagaaataataacataattatattaacatattatttCTACCACAAATAACGAATAGATATAATAGAGACAATTTCACCGACTAATAAGCAAACAATTTACTTAtagagaaagaaacattttgcaTTTATTTCTTGCTCAAGAGattaagtaaataatatttatctttttattcttgcAGGATGGCTTTAAATTACGGCTTGGGATCAGCAAAGCCGATCCTCTCCAAAAGGAACGCGTAGAACTGTTAAATAAGTTAGATCTGCCAGCGGTTGGGGAATTTCTATTGAAACGAGGAACAGAACCGATCTCGGATACGCTGTTGGCGTTTCTTAGAGTATTCAGTATGCGTAAAGAGGAACTGGTGCATTGGACCCAGTCGGATCGCGTTAACGATTTGAAGCACATGGACTGCGCACTGGAAACTGTTGTCGAGGAGAATGTCAAAAAATTTCTGCTTACTAGGCTGCAGCTGTTAATTGCTAATTACCCGACGACTCTGAAGGTGAAAGTGAAATAAGACACCGGTTTGAAATACGAGGCGACCGCTGTGGCGGCATGAAAATTGCAATTCTTTCTGTTTTAACgcgtttcctcttttttcccctttttatAGGAAGATCTGCAATTGCTCGAGACCACGTTGCCGCGAATTAAGAAGTTAGCCGTTCAATTAAGGGTAACGGAGAAGAGAATTCTTCAAGGCGCGCTCGAATACGTGGAACAATGGATCAAAGCTTAAGAATCTGAATTTGAATCTCTATCGATGAAAtcaaatctttatttttatttaaataagaatcttacaatggaatataatttatatggaTCTGATATTTAACTGTAATTTGTTCCGAAATGATGGATAATTTAACACATCATTTGACGAATGACCgaacgtatatatacatatatatatatatatatatataataacgtgCAAAACGATGAAGGATAGATAGAAAAGGGAGCAAATGGTGTAAAATACattaaagtatataaaaaattgaacaaaCTATATATCTATGTGTATTAACAAGTATACAGTGCAAAATAATTGCATGTTCCACAATAACGTAAGTCTTGCTTTCGAGAGATGAGAGCTTCGTCGGTATAACatcgtttttaaaaataatatcgatgTTTCCTTATCGAAATATAACTTTCCATTTATATGCTGATCGAACTCTGATCTCTGATCAcaagaagttacaaatataatactcTTATTTTAGCtttgataaagaaagaaagacagagagagagagagagagagagagagagagagagagaaagaaagaaaaaaaaaagaaagaaagaaaaataacatgTACAAACGAAATGTTACTATTCatggatatttatttttcaaaggaGATAGTTAAGAGATCTAATTCTTTATGTAAGCTATTGTGCGGTGTTACACAGGCCTACAAAAGTCAGACTTACAAATGATTAATACACCGTAAGATTTGTCGATAATTGTATTGAATTCTAATAGTACGCATAAAAGTAAGACAAACAGCGAGTTCCAGATACTTTTCAGCCATTAAAAGTTGTATTGTATCATGTTTATCCCCGAGATTTTATgcgattatatttaaaatacaattgaAGGCAGTACGCTTATGTGGATGGTaactatacatacatatatgaaaaaaaatatatcaatgtatttaaataaacgctATATATAAACCAGTTCAATCGCGTATAACAAAGGATAATAAGGTAgaatgataattaattagaGATCGCTACAGCAGGACTGATAGCTCTGTGTATTGCTTTTTTCAATACATCGGGGCAGACATGATACAGCCAAATGCAAATGTCATGATAACTTAACGTTACATTTCTCTTCTAATACAAAACATAGAAAATTCACGACGTGATTACATTACTTTAATAAAATGCTAAAAAGTTATCTTTACTATCTGATCCAAAAAGTTCTATATATTATCGGAGGAGTTACATGAGGatcttaattatattttttaaagtaatatcATTTACTTTGTGATTATATGGGTATGTCGAGTAGAGGTGAGCGTGATAATTCTGTATTTTACATGACtgctaaaaaaatatacagatataTGTTTATtctcgagagaaagagaggcgaGTTTATTTCAGAACTTTTTGATCAGATATGATCGAATGCATTTATcggtaatttataaattatttgttgcCAGTCGTATTTAATTGTGTTTAATATATACTACAAAGTGACTTATAGCAACGGCACGTTTCGttattatgaataatttttagcGATCGTCTTCAGACCTTGTACGACTTCTTTTATACCCGTTAtctaaaaattgcaatttatacTTATAGTGCGTTCTGCAGTCCGATTTTATTGTTTGCTAAGGATACATTATTATTTCCACTAGTATAATTTGCAGACTCGTTTCTTAATTCGCGGAGTATCATGTCTCTGACTGACTCTTCCTTTTGTTGTTCATTGCAATCATCTTTTACTTCCTTCTTGACATTTACTATATCGTGATCCTCCTGAAGATGCAAGACTAAAGAAGGTAaggcataaaatattttgtcacaAAGATTACACTGGAATGTCTTGCCATCTGTTGCCTGTAAGCAGTACTCGTAATCTTTCATAGAACTATATGTTTGTCTATGTAACGCTAAATGCTTTTCATGGTCCATAGCGAGAATAAATTCGTAAGAACAAATTGGACACTTTAAGTTATGCTTTGTCCACATTGTATGCGCTTTTAATCGATGCAAACTATCATAAACTTTACCACAAACAGGACACTTCATGCATTTATGATTATTTAGGGTCTCTCTGCTTTCGTATAATCCACTACATTCCTTACATTGATAagttctttctcttttacatGCATGCTTAAACCAATGCTTTTCTAACTGTGGTAACAAATCAAATACTAGTTTGCAGAGAGTACATACGAATCTTCCTCGATGATCTCTTTTCATAGTGAAGTTCGATGCTCGTATGTCCCAATgtttttcgaaattatttttacgcaTTAAGTTTTCGTTACAAAACTCACATTGGTCCTGATGTTTAGATAGATGATTAAATAACATACCAGGCTCTGTATTTGTGTAATTACAAAAGGAACATACAAAAGTATCATCTTCCTTGTACACGTGTGAGTATAAGTGTTTTTGGAATGAGTTTGAAGTGAAAAACATTGCACCACATGCTGGACATTTTAAATAAGGTTTACCACTTTCAGTGTAATATAACGGCAAAGGTCTGAAGCTTTGTAACCAGCCAGCGTTATCTTTGGAATCTAGAATATTTTGCTGATCCATAGAAGACTCTTCGTAATCTATTTCTTCCATGGCTGGCACACGTTCGTCTACGTCTGTAGAAATGATCGAATGttcttcctcttttatttCAACTATTGGTTCATGCTTCGGTATCAGTTTTCTCAAcaataatactttattatgTCGCTTAGAACGATGTCGAGATTTAGACTTTTTGTTAGCCAAAGAGCgttcattatttaatttctttgtcATTAATGCATTGTCCGATTCCAACTgcgttattattataaactccTTATTATTAGGTACAGAAGTAACGTACGACAAAGGTGAATCCGCTCTCAAGTCATCCCAGTCGCTGACAGTGGATTCTGAATCATTTTCAATGGACAAAAGTTCGGAGGACACGTCGTCTTCTTGAGATCCAAtgtcatcatcatcatcatcttcCGCGGAAAGGAGCGCTGTTCTTAATATTTCTCCATTCGATATTggatatttatctttttcataGTTTTCTCCATCGTTTCTTCTCTCGTTAGTTTCTTCATCTTCCATCGCAGTTTTTGAAAAATCTTTGCATTCTGAATCCTCTAGCGTTAGCATTTTGCGTTTGTAAAAATCCTATGATTTGTACTTAATTACTGCAACACATAAAATTAGACATTACTCTGCTTATAAACTGTTTACACGGAGAGTTCTCAAAGATGAAACATAACCTTAGTTTCCATTTTATACACCGCATCTTTCACTTTTAAACAGCTCAATCGTAAATGAACGATGATTAAATCAAATCTTTAAACAGTCGTTGTTAATGATCAAGTAAACAAAATGTACTTACATGTGGACATTTAACGTGGCCCCTCCTTACGACGCTCTTTGCGGTGCAAACATCGATTTGTATCTGCGTGGAATTCTTTAAAGACGTATCAAAAGATGGACAAAAAAACTATGTGCCATAACGTAAATTCGTCatttaatttccaaaattcCACGCGAAACTCG
Above is a genomic segment from Bombus fervidus isolate BK054 chromosome 4, iyBomFerv1, whole genome shotgun sequence containing:
- the LOC139986661 gene encoding uncharacterized protein, yielding MLTLEDSECKDFSKTAMEDEETNERRNDGENYEKDKYPISNGEILRTALLSAEDDDDDDIGSQEDDVSSELLSIENDSESTVSDWDDLRADSPLSYVTSVPNNKEFIIITQLESDNALMTKKLNNERSLANKKSKSRHRSKRHNKVLLLRKLIPKHEPIVEIKEEEHSIISTDVDERVPAMEEIDYEESSMDQQNILDSKDNAGWLQSFRPLPLYYTESGKPYLKCPACGAMFFTSNSFQKHLYSHVYKEDDTFVCSFCNYTNTEPGMLFNHLSKHQDQCEFCNENLMRKNNFEKHWDIRASNFTMKRDHRGRFVCTLCKLVFDLLPQLEKHWFKHACKRERTYQCKECSGLYESRETLNNHKCMKCPVCGKVYDSLHRLKAHTMWTKHNLKCPICSYEFILAMDHEKHLALHRQTYSSMKDYEYCLQATDGKTFQCNLCDKIFYALPSLVLHLQEDHDIVNVKKEVKDDCNEQQKEESVRDMILRELRNESANYTSGNNNVSLANNKIGLQNAL